The following proteins are encoded in a genomic region of Streptococcus sp. 29892:
- a CDS encoding DUF3013 family protein gives MAKHGFLDVLEAALDKHFTYDYELNWDKKNHAVELAFILEAQNAAGIETVDDEGNASSDDIFLEEYVLFYNQDKSRFDEEDYLVALPFDAKKGFSAEFLAYFAGFLKDTADQGLDDLMDFLADPEAQEFAIAWDGEAFEKGRVDLVEGEFYPYPRY, from the coding sequence ATGGCAAAACATGGCTTTTTAGATGTGCTGGAAGCAGCACTGGACAAACATTTTACCTACGATTATGAACTCAACTGGGACAAGAAGAACCACGCTGTTGAGTTGGCTTTTATCTTGGAAGCACAAAATGCGGCTGGGATTGAAACGGTGGACGACGAAGGCAATGCGTCTTCTGATGATATTTTCTTGGAGGAGTATGTCCTTTTCTACAATCAGGACAAGTCTCGCTTTGACGAGGAAGACTACCTGGTCGCTCTGCCATTTGACGCCAAGAAGGGCTTTTCAGCAGAATTTCTGGCCTACTTCGCAGGTTTTCTCAAAGATACCGCCGACCAAGGTTTAGACGACCTCATGGACTTTTTGGCGGACCCAGAAGCCCAAGAATTTGCGATTGCTTGGGACGGAGAGGCTTTTGAAAAAGGCAGAGTAGACCTGGTGGAAGGGGAATTTTACCCATATCCGAGGTATTGA
- a CDS encoding MazG nucleotide pyrophosphohydrolase domain-containing protein — protein sequence MAELTVSVLEEYLRDHYGTTVPEQSLFMKLVEEIGEVAELLNQRAGRKMMDSEDDSSARLAEELADVIHYAVALAAVNQLDLTKSILEKDKWASVKYGREINLLEFIVI from the coding sequence ATGGCGGAGTTGACGGTGAGTGTTTTGGAAGAATACTTGCGTGACCACTATGGGACGACAGTTCCCGAGCAAAGTCTCTTTATGAAATTAGTGGAAGAAATTGGTGAAGTGGCAGAGCTACTGAATCAACGTGCAGGCCGCAAGATGATGGATAGCGAAGACGACAGCTCTGCTCGTCTGGCAGAAGAATTAGCTGACGTTATTCACTATGCTGTAGCCTTAGCAGCGGTGAATCAACTAGATTTAACCAAGTCCATTTTGGAGAAAGACAAGTGGGCTTCCGTCAAATATGGTCGAGAAATAAATTTATTGGAATTTATCGTCATTTAG
- a CDS encoding replication-associated recombination protein A yields the protein MPANLALRMRPKSIDDVIGQEHLVGPGKIIRRMIDANMLSSMILYGPPGIGKTSIASAIAGTTKYAFRTFNATTDNQKRLQEIAEEAKFSGGLVLMLDEIHRLNKTKQDFLLPLLENGNIIMIGATTENPFFSILPAIRSRVQIFELQPLETSHIRQALELALTDSERGFDFPITIEPEVLDFLANATNGDLRAAYNSLELAVLSTKESDDASRHIDLDAVENSLQKSYISMDKNGDAHYDILSALQKSIRGSDVNASLHYAARLIEAEDLPSLARRLTVIAYEDIGLANPEAQIHTVTALEAAQKLGFPEARILIANVVIDLALSPKSNSAYLAMDAALADLRKNGHLPIPNHLRDGHYAGSKELGNAIGYQYPHAYPEKWVDQQYLPDKLLTADYFTANDTGKYERALGMTQEKINHLKQNKKKS from the coding sequence ATGCCAGCCAATCTCGCCCTTCGTATGCGGCCCAAATCCATTGATGACGTCATCGGTCAGGAGCACCTGGTCGGTCCTGGAAAGATTATCCGCCGCATGATTGATGCCAATATGCTGTCGTCCATGATTCTCTACGGTCCGCCTGGGATTGGCAAGACCTCTATCGCCTCTGCCATTGCTGGCACGACCAAGTATGCCTTTCGGACCTTTAATGCCACGACCGACAACCAAAAACGCCTGCAGGAAATCGCTGAGGAGGCTAAATTTTCTGGCGGTCTGGTTCTCATGCTCGATGAAATCCACCGCCTCAACAAGACTAAGCAAGACTTCCTGCTTCCTCTCTTGGAGAATGGCAATATTATCATGATTGGGGCGACAACAGAAAATCCATTTTTCTCAATCCTGCCCGCCATTCGTAGTCGGGTGCAGATTTTTGAATTGCAGCCATTGGAAACCAGCCACATCCGACAGGCCTTGGAGCTGGCTTTGACAGACAGTGAACGTGGTTTTGACTTCCCCATTACCATTGAGCCTGAGGTTCTGGACTTTCTAGCCAATGCGACCAACGGCGATCTCCGTGCCGCCTACAATTCGCTGGAACTAGCTGTACTTTCTACCAAGGAAAGCGACGACGCTAGCCGCCACATTGACCTAGACGCTGTGGAAAATAGCCTGCAAAAGTCCTACATCAGCATGGACAAGAACGGTGATGCCCATTACGACATTCTCTCCGCCCTACAAAAATCCATTCGGGGCAGTGATGTCAATGCCAGCCTCCACTACGCCGCTCGTTTGATTGAGGCGGAAGACCTGCCTAGTCTGGCTCGTCGCTTGACAGTCATCGCCTACGAAGACATCGGCTTGGCCAATCCAGAGGCACAAATTCATACGGTGACCGCCCTTGAAGCTGCCCAGAAACTCGGCTTTCCAGAGGCACGGATTTTGATTGCCAATGTGGTGATTGATCTAGCCCTTTCTCCCAAGTCTAACTCTGCCTATCTGGCTATGGATGCAGCTCTGGCCGATTTGCGAAAAAACGGTCATCTGCCTATCCCAAATCATCTGCGGGACGGTCACTATGCCGGCAGTAAGGAGCTGGGAAATGCCATTGGCTACCAGTATCCCCATGCCTATCCTGAAAAATGGGTGGACCAGCAATACCTGCCCGATAAGTTACTGACTGCGGACTACTTCACCGCCAACGACACCGGCAAATACGAGCGTGCCTTGGGCATGACCCAAGAAAAAATCAACCATCTAAAACAAAACAAGAAAAAAAGTTGA
- a CDS encoding trypsin-like peptidase domain-containing protein, whose protein sequence is MDSSIASVGFLPVTSILAINDDITVIGYPQDRGVVMHKSGGKVKSIDGKIIGYQNDTLFGNSGGPVLDRQNRIVAINVAEPKIEGGYTEEYLQKYGANTGRKIDQDAMRLIDVALHNRKTGDGISASVPTYRLYNDGLKYHLYTKDKNEVDILSGRDWIYEGVIFHSSGKRPVYRLYNSGLKVHLYTSDKNEYNVLSTHGWKQEGVAWNVE, encoded by the coding sequence TTGGATAGTTCGATTGCTTCTGTAGGTTTTCTCCCAGTAACCTCTATCTTAGCTATTAACGATGATATCACAGTTATTGGTTATCCTCAGGATAGAGGAGTGGTTATGCACAAATCAGGAGGAAAAGTTAAAAGTATTGATGGAAAGATAATAGGTTATCAAAATGATACGCTCTTTGGAAATAGTGGGGGTCCAGTACTGGATAGACAAAATCGAATTGTCGCAATCAATGTCGCTGAGCCTAAAATAGAAGGTGGATACACAGAAGAATATTTACAAAAGTATGGTGCTAATACGGGTAGAAAAATTGATCAGGATGCGATGCGCTTGATTGATGTTGCACTTCATAATAGAAAGACTGGTGATGGTATATCAGCCTCTGTACCAACATACCGCCTATATAATGATGGTTTGAAATACCATCTATATACAAAAGATAAGAACGAAGTAGATATTTTAAGTGGCCGTGATTGGATATATGAGGGTGTTATCTTCCATTCTTCTGGTAAGCGTCCAGTTTATCGTTTGTATAATTCAGGACTAAAAGTTCACCTCTATACATCAGATAAAAATGAGTACAATGTCTTAAGCACACATGGTTGGAAGCAAGAAGGCGTTGCATGGAATGTTGAATAA
- the nrdG gene encoding anaerobic ribonucleoside-triphosphate reductase activating protein: protein MGEQTWNNPKPGEWKSEELSQGRIMDYKAFNFVDGEGVRCSLYVSGCLFHCPGCYNVATWSFKAGIPYTKELEDRILADLAQPYVQGLTLLGGEPFLNTGTVLPLVKRVRTELPDKDIWSWTGYTWEELMLETSDKLELLSKLDILVDGRYDKSKRNLMLQFRGSSNQRIIDVQQSLQENRVILWNKLKK, encoded by the coding sequence ATGGGTGAACAGACTTGGAACAATCCCAAGCCAGGTGAGTGGAAGAGTGAAGAACTCAGTCAGGGACGGATTATGGACTACAAGGCCTTTAATTTTGTGGATGGCGAAGGCGTGCGGTGTTCCCTCTATGTCAGCGGCTGCCTCTTTCACTGTCCTGGTTGCTACAATGTCGCCACCTGGTCCTTCAAGGCCGGCATTCCCTACACCAAGGAGCTGGAAGACCGCATTTTAGCAGACCTGGCCCAGCCCTATGTGCAGGGTCTAACCCTCTTGGGCGGAGAGCCCTTTCTCAATACAGGGACCGTCCTCCCTCTCGTTAAGCGGGTGCGGACGGAATTGCCAGACAAGGATATTTGGTCCTGGACAGGCTACACATGGGAAGAATTGATGTTGGAAACGTCAGACAAGCTGGAGCTGCTCAGCAAGTTAGACATTCTCGTAGATGGTCGCTATGACAAAAGCAAACGCAACCTCATGTTGCAATTTAGAGGCTCTTCCAACCAACGCATTATTGATGTGCAGCAGTCATTGCAGGAAAATCGAGTAATTTTATGGAATAAATTAAAAAAATGA
- a CDS encoding GNAT family N-acetyltransferase, whose translation MELRRPTIADKDTILEMLAEFEKAGSAMDGGFISKDMDFEDWILRNQDYEAGINLPEGFVPSIQYVSFDQTGRALGFLSLRLRLNDFLLNKGGHIGYSIRPTERGKGYAKGQLRLGLQEAATKNISKVLVTCSTDNEASRKTIVACGGSLEDVREGVERYWIG comes from the coding sequence ATGGAATTAAGAAGACCGACTATAGCGGATAAGGATACGATTTTGGAGATGCTGGCAGAATTTGAAAAAGCAGGCTCAGCTATGGACGGAGGCTTTATCTCCAAAGATATGGACTTTGAAGACTGGATTTTGAGAAACCAAGACTATGAGGCAGGCATCAACCTGCCAGAAGGATTTGTTCCCTCTATTCAATATGTGTCATTTGACCAGACAGGTCGAGCCCTTGGATTTCTCAGTCTACGCCTACGGCTCAACGATTTCCTGCTCAATAAAGGCGGTCATATCGGATATTCCATTCGCCCAACCGAGCGAGGAAAGGGCTATGCCAAGGGCCAGCTGCGACTTGGTTTGCAGGAAGCCGCAACCAAAAATATTTCCAAAGTCCTCGTGACCTGCTCGACAGACAATGAGGCTAGTCGCAAAACGATTGTAGCATGTGGTGGTAGCTTAGAAGATGTTCGAGAAGGAGTAGAGCGTTACTGGATTGGATGA
- a CDS encoding bifunctional metallophosphatase/5'-nucleotidase, translating into MNFTDISILHTNDMHSYMENFPKKAQLIADIRARNEQKGIPTFVFDSGDLFSGNIFFNMYRGVKEIELMNQVGCQAMTLGNHEFDHGDELLSRLDDYAQFPIVSSNLRYRDEEAADELVPLEDVLEFDINGKSLYVLGLTTLETQEVASPSENVIFEDHKQALRRLVDQIMKANPQAHLVVLSHLGYDEDLALAKDFPELNVILGGHTHTILREPSQVGSVSICQAGQYGRFVGHLSLRCFVDGRYEVLAYDLIEVEKLTQEDRAVKAVIDQMKSERDAAFSQPIATLTQTLDGERESIRQGVSSLAPVICQALFERACQLGLQADGAVINGFGIRASLSAGPIYYSDLVKVLPFSKRVLLVAIKGSDLVASLKTGLHPQMWGIIQSGEDLLVNGRAVEPDRIYQIVTNSFVWSGKDNYDDFHKAEIVQDLGLDIDIISEFFKRQYGG; encoded by the coding sequence ATGAATTTTACAGATATCAGCATTCTCCACACTAATGATATGCATTCTTACATGGAGAATTTTCCAAAGAAAGCCCAGCTGATTGCGGATATTCGAGCTCGAAATGAGCAAAAAGGTATTCCGACCTTTGTCTTTGATAGCGGGGATCTGTTTTCGGGCAATATCTTTTTCAATATGTACCGAGGGGTCAAGGAAATCGAGTTGATGAATCAAGTTGGTTGTCAGGCTATGACCTTGGGCAATCATGAGTTTGACCACGGAGATGAGTTGCTTAGTCGTTTGGATGACTATGCCCAGTTTCCAATTGTGTCCTCCAATCTCCGCTACCGTGACGAGGAGGCGGCTGATGAATTGGTGCCGCTTGAGGATGTCCTTGAATTTGATATAAATGGGAAAAGCCTCTATGTCCTCGGTTTGACTACCTTGGAAACCCAGGAGGTTGCGTCACCGTCGGAGAATGTGATTTTTGAAGACCATAAACAAGCTCTACGACGACTGGTGGACCAGATTATGAAGGCCAATCCACAGGCTCATTTGGTCGTGCTCAGTCACCTGGGCTACGATGAAGATCTTGCCCTGGCCAAGGATTTCCCTGAGCTTAACGTGATTTTGGGTGGGCATACCCACACGATTTTGAGAGAACCAAGTCAGGTGGGCAGCGTCAGCATTTGCCAGGCAGGTCAATACGGTCGTTTTGTCGGTCATCTATCCCTGCGGTGTTTTGTAGATGGACGGTACGAGGTCCTGGCTTATGACTTGATTGAGGTGGAAAAACTGACCCAAGAAGACAGGGCGGTTAAGGCCGTTATCGACCAGATGAAATCGGAACGGGACGCAGCTTTTTCCCAACCGATAGCGACCTTAACGCAAACATTAGACGGGGAGCGAGAGAGCATTCGTCAGGGTGTATCCAGTCTAGCTCCTGTCATCTGTCAGGCTCTTTTTGAGCGGGCTTGCCAGTTGGGCTTGCAGGCGGACGGTGCGGTCATCAACGGTTTCGGCATTCGGGCTTCCTTGTCGGCGGGACCGATTTACTATTCGGACTTGGTCAAGGTCCTGCCCTTTTCTAAGCGTGTGCTCTTGGTTGCTATCAAGGGTAGCGATTTGGTGGCTAGCCTCAAGACAGGTCTCCACCCTCAGATGTGGGGCATTATCCAAAGCGGTGAGGATCTTTTGGTCAATGGCAGAGCTGTCGAGCCAGATAGGATCTATCAGATTGTGACCAATTCTTTTGTTTGGAGTGGCAAGGACAATTACGACGATTTCCACAAGGCAGAAATTGTGCAGGATTTAGGACTGGATATTGACATCATCAGCGAATTTTTCAAGAGACAATATGGAGGCTAG
- the nrdD gene encoding anaerobic ribonucleoside-triphosphate reductase, whose protein sequence is MKKRENDVEKLNLVVLKRDGRTVPFDEQKIFSALSRANQELEHPVSEVGLQLVLKASLQEIGRRFTDDIQIYEIQTIVEQELLKAHLYDLAERYIQYRTQRDFRRHQATDINFEIHKLLSKDQSLVNENANKDADVFNTQRDLTAGIVGKSIGLKLLPAHVANAHQKGDIHYHDLDYSPYTPMTNCCLIDFKGMLAQGFKIGNADVESPKSIQTATAQISQIIANVSSSQYGGCSADRIDEVLAPYAELNYQKHLKEAKEWVLPDKQEDYARAKTQKDIYDAMQSLEYEINTLFTSNGQTPFTSLGFGLGTSWFEREIQKAILNIRIKGLGREGRTAIFPKLIFTVKRGLNLEPTSPNYDIKQLAVECATKRMYPDMLSYDKIVELTGSFKVPMGCRSFLQGWQDENGQDVTSGRMNLGVVTVNLPRIALESGGSQEKFWEIFAERMAIAKDALVYRVERVKEATPANAPILYQYGAFGKRLAKTDMVDEVFKHRRATISLGYIGLYEVAAVFYGGHWEDNPEAKEFTIAIIKRMKELTDAWSDQYGYHFSVYSTPSESLTDRFCRMDTDKFGLVENITDKQYYTNSFHYDVRKNPTPFEKLDFEKVYVEAGASGGFIHYCEYPVLQQNPKALEAVWDYAYDRVGYLGTNTPIDHCYACDFEGDFEPTERGFKCPNCGNSDPKTVDVVKRTCGYLGNPQARPMVNGRHKEIISRVKHMNGSSL, encoded by the coding sequence ATGAAGAAGCGAGAAAATGATGTAGAAAAACTGAATTTAGTCGTCTTGAAACGAGATGGTCGGACGGTGCCCTTTGATGAGCAAAAGATTTTTTCTGCTCTTTCACGGGCCAATCAGGAATTGGAACATCCTGTGTCAGAAGTAGGTTTGCAGCTGGTTTTGAAGGCAAGCTTGCAAGAGATTGGTCGTCGTTTTACAGATGACATTCAGATTTATGAAATTCAGACCATTGTAGAGCAGGAGTTGCTCAAGGCTCATTTGTATGACTTGGCAGAGCGGTATATCCAATACCGGACCCAGCGGGATTTTCGTCGTCATCAGGCGACCGATATTAACTTTGAAATCCATAAGCTGCTGAGCAAGGATCAGTCCTTGGTCAATGAAAATGCCAACAAGGATGCGGATGTTTTCAACACCCAGCGGGATTTGACGGCAGGTATCGTTGGTAAGTCTATCGGTCTCAAGCTCTTGCCTGCCCATGTGGCCAATGCCCACCAAAAAGGTGACATTCATTACCACGACTTAGATTACAGCCCTTATACCCCCATGACCAACTGTTGCTTGATTGATTTCAAGGGGATGTTGGCTCAGGGCTTTAAGATTGGGAATGCGGATGTGGAAAGTCCCAAGTCGATTCAGACGGCTACGGCACAGATTTCGCAGATTATTGCCAATGTGTCCTCGAGTCAGTACGGGGGCTGCTCGGCTGACCGTATCGATGAGGTTTTGGCTCCCTATGCTGAACTCAATTATCAGAAGCATTTGAAGGAAGCGAAAGAATGGGTCTTGCCAGACAAGCAGGAAGACTATGCCCGTGCCAAGACGCAAAAGGATATCTACGATGCCATGCAGTCCTTGGAGTATGAGATTAACACCCTTTTTACTTCCAATGGTCAAACGCCTTTTACTTCGTTGGGATTTGGTCTGGGAACCTCCTGGTTTGAACGGGAGATTCAAAAGGCCATTCTCAACATTCGTATCAAGGGTCTGGGACGCGAAGGTCGGACGGCCATTTTTCCCAAGCTGATTTTCACAGTTAAGCGAGGCTTGAACTTGGAGCCAACGTCACCCAACTACGACATCAAGCAGCTGGCGGTGGAATGTGCAACCAAGCGGATGTACCCAGATATGCTGTCTTATGACAAGATTGTTGAGTTGACGGGTTCCTTCAAAGTGCCAATGGGTTGCCGTTCCTTCTTACAAGGTTGGCAGGATGAAAACGGTCAGGATGTGACATCTGGTCGGATGAACTTGGGTGTTGTGACCGTCAATCTGCCACGGATTGCCCTCGAAAGTGGTGGCAGTCAGGAAAAATTCTGGGAAATCTTTGCAGAACGCATGGCCATTGCCAAGGATGCCTTGGTTTACCGTGTGGAGCGGGTCAAGGAGGCGACACCTGCCAATGCACCGATTTTGTATCAGTACGGGGCTTTTGGCAAGCGACTGGCCAAGACAGATATGGTGGATGAGGTTTTCAAACATCGCAGAGCGACCATTTCGTTGGGCTATATCGGACTTTATGAAGTAGCAGCAGTTTTCTACGGTGGTCACTGGGAGGACAATCCAGAAGCCAAGGAGTTCACGATTGCTATTATCAAACGAATGAAGGAATTGACAGATGCTTGGTCTGACCAATATGGTTATCATTTCTCTGTCTATTCAACCCCATCTGAAAGCCTGACGGACCGCTTCTGTCGAATGGATACGGACAAGTTTGGTTTGGTGGAAAATATCACCGACAAGCAGTATTACACCAATTCCTTCCACTATGATGTGCGGAAAAATCCCACTCCTTTTGAAAAACTGGATTTTGAAAAGGTCTATGTGGAGGCGGGTGCCAGCGGTGGCTTTATCCACTACTGCGAATATCCTGTCCTGCAACAAAATCCCAAGGCCCTGGAGGCTGTTTGGGACTATGCCTATGACCGTGTCGGTTATCTGGGGACCAATACCCCGATTGATCATTGCTACGCCTGTGATTTTGAGGGGGATTTCGAGCCAACGGAGCGTGGCTTCAAGTGTCCAAACTGTGGCAATAGCGACCCCAAAACAGTTGATGTTGTCAAGCGGACCTGTGGTTACCTAGGCAATCCGCAGGCCAGACCCATGGTCAATGGCCGCCACAAGGAAATTATTTCCCGTGTCAAACACATGAATGGGTCTAGTTTATAA
- a CDS encoding DUF3021 domain-containing protein has protein sequence MKKYILSASLGIAIGTIISIVTSAVFGQGIYLPLNPFSTMGAYYVEHFNQPTVMLICVAIWATIGLLFQLADKIFEQDWSLLRMTATHFAITVLGFTPLGILAGWFPVKLGALLFFWFIFVLIYASLFFLNHRKMERQIKDINGRL, from the coding sequence ATGAAAAAATACATCTTATCAGCTAGTTTAGGCATTGCCATCGGAACCATTATCTCCATCGTCACATCAGCCGTCTTCGGACAGGGAATCTACCTTCCTCTCAATCCCTTTTCAACCATGGGTGCTTACTATGTAGAGCATTTTAATCAACCTACAGTTATGTTGATTTGTGTAGCCATTTGGGCGACAATCGGTCTCTTGTTTCAGCTGGCAGACAAAATTTTTGAACAAGACTGGAGCCTTCTACGAATGACGGCAACGCATTTTGCTATCACGGTTTTAGGTTTTACACCGCTGGGCATTTTGGCTGGTTGGTTTCCCGTGAAACTAGGGGCCCTTCTCTTTTTCTGGTTTATCTTTGTCTTGATCTACGCTTCTCTCTTTTTCCTAAACCATCGGAAAATGGAGCGGCAAATCAAGGACATCAACGGTCGTTTGTAG
- a CDS encoding LytTR family DNA-binding domain-containing protein — protein MKVKLAISPEILEDLVTIEAQAMSEQVSHLMTYIQNLDKQRSSLTVKKGEQVYLVEHDEIVRLYLEDKILQVETLETTYTSNLRLYQVKEDLPSNFLQISQSEIIHIKQLDHLKLTANGLVKLVMKNGSVTYSSRRYLKVIKERLGL, from the coding sequence ATGAAAGTAAAACTAGCTATTTCACCAGAAATTTTGGAAGATTTGGTGACTATTGAAGCACAGGCTATGTCTGAGCAGGTTAGTCACTTGATGACCTATATTCAAAACTTGGATAAGCAGAGGTCCAGTCTAACCGTCAAAAAAGGGGAACAGGTTTATCTTGTGGAGCATGATGAGATTGTCAGACTCTACTTGGAAGATAAGATTTTACAGGTGGAAACATTAGAAACTACCTATACTTCCAACCTACGCTTGTATCAGGTCAAGGAAGATTTACCATCAAACTTCTTACAAATCTCCCAGTCGGAAATCATTCACATCAAGCAACTGGACCACCTCAAGCTGACCGCCAACGGTCTGGTCAAACTGGTCATGAAGAATGGGTCGGTTACCTACTCATCCCGTCGCTATCTAAAAGTTATCAAAGAAAGGTTAGGACTATGA